From a region of the Mucilaginibacter auburnensis genome:
- a CDS encoding DUF4270 family protein yields the protein MKFFRLDLLTLLISLFILSSCKKQGTVNLGVNDGNLIEGSLIDTSTVYVNTVPEEDAIASGLAKTALSYFKDPVFGITESNIAMDLNLPSQAAYTVPTGTIAIDSAILILPYTSGFYGDSLTTRFKANVYQLDERILSNGTYNASKKWKTKSVLLGTKSFFPRTRDSVRVIQPIRAGKDSLMKFIPQVRVPLDPTFVNSILFNAPADQVASNLVFRNRVNGLYVTLDKNQTGPGGTMMFNMDSATVKVYVKVTATDGSTIDTNVVVLPSVRRSAEISHNYAGTAIATELAATTSKTRNTFYLQGLLGLRAKVQFPYLKEIITKAGSDIIVNRAELVISPQPGTAFPYTPINSLMLYKLDLAKQRINIQDNTQTDPRSATSYGGFYNSDKKEYRFLVTAYVQDLMRGKTIDYGTYIGAADNQGFSYFSDVTPNPQLDGRTAAVGSDGSTYRVKLNIIYTKVNK from the coding sequence ATGAAATTTTTCAGATTAGACTTATTGACACTGTTAATAAGTCTTTTTATTTTAAGTAGCTGTAAAAAGCAGGGCACCGTTAACTTGGGAGTTAATGATGGTAACCTTATTGAAGGTAGTCTGATAGATACATCTACTGTATATGTAAATACCGTTCCTGAGGAGGATGCCATTGCTTCTGGTCTGGCCAAAACTGCGCTTAGTTATTTTAAAGATCCTGTTTTTGGTATAACTGAATCAAATATAGCAATGGATCTTAATTTGCCTTCGCAAGCAGCTTATACTGTTCCAACAGGTACAATAGCTATTGATTCTGCCATACTTATTCTTCCGTATACCAGCGGATTTTATGGCGACTCGCTTACAACACGCTTTAAAGCCAACGTTTATCAGTTGGATGAGCGCATACTGAGTAATGGAACTTATAACGCCTCAAAAAAATGGAAAACTAAATCCGTTTTGTTGGGAACTAAATCCTTCTTTCCAAGAACGCGTGATAGTGTTAGAGTGATTCAACCTATCCGAGCGGGAAAAGATTCTTTAATGAAGTTTATTCCGCAGGTGCGTGTGCCTTTAGACCCTACTTTTGTTAACAGTATTTTGTTCAATGCTCCTGCTGATCAGGTAGCATCTAATCTGGTGTTTAGAAACAGAGTGAACGGATTGTATGTAACTTTAGATAAAAACCAAACAGGGCCCGGCGGAACTATGATGTTCAACATGGACTCGGCCACTGTTAAAGTTTATGTTAAAGTAACCGCTACAGATGGGTCCACAATTGATACAAACGTAGTTGTTTTGCCAAGCGTACGTCGCTCAGCCGAAATTAGTCATAACTACGCTGGTACTGCCATAGCTACAGAACTTGCAGCTACTACATCAAAAACACGTAATACATTTTATTTACAGGGGTTATTAGGCCTAAGGGCTAAAGTACAGTTTCCATATCTTAAAGAAATTATAACAAAAGCCGGTAGTGATATTATTGTAAACCGTGCTGAACTGGTTATTTCTCCGCAACCCGGAACTGCGTTCCCTTATACGCCTATTAATAGTTTAATGCTTTACAAGCTTGATCTGGCGAAGCAGCGCATCAACATCCAGGACAACACACAGACCGATCCGCGTTCTGCCACGTCTTATGGTGGTTTTTACAACTCAGATAAAAAGGAATATCGCTTTTTGGTAACTGCATATGTTCAGGATTTAATGCGCGGAAAAACCATTGATTATGGTACCTATATAGGAGCGGCCGACAATCAGGGCTTTTCTTATTTTAGCGACGTAACACCCAACCCTCAACTTGACGGACGTACGGCAGCTGTGGGGAGTGATGGATCAACTTATCGTGTAAAACTCAATATCATTTATACAAAAGTTAACAAATAA
- the glmS gene encoding glutamine--fructose-6-phosphate transaminase (isomerizing) translates to MCGIVGYVGHRDAYPIIIKGLRRLEYRGYDSAGVALLDKNLKVYKKTGKVSDLEDFVKGLPMTGTIGMGHTRWATHGAPSDRNSHPHSSGDRKLTIIHNGIIENYGIIKETLLAKGHVFKSDTDTEVLIHLVEDILNETGVDLKEAVRIALNRVIGAYAIVIMSAEEPDLLIAARKGSPMVIGVGKGEYFVASDATPIVEYTKNVIYLNDNEIAYIQRNDLLIKNIDNTVQTPYIQELDLKLEMLEKGGYDHFMLKEIYEQSRSIRDCLRGRIYPEKGKVQLGGIKEYADKLKNVDRIIIVACGTSWHAGLVGEYLIEEYARVSVEVEYASEFRYRNPIISERDIVIAISQSGETADTMAALELAKEKGATIFGICNVVGASIPRITHAGVYTHAGPEIGVASTKAFTAQVTVLTLIGFYIAQLRGTLTKSKLIAYLTELDQIPELVEQTLKCNEEVKKIAAAFKDASNCLFLGRGSSFPVALEGALKLKEISYIHAEGYPAAEMKHGPIALIDAELPVVFIATKNSSYEKVISNIQEVKARGGRVLAIVTEGDTEVRNMADYSIEIPATDDAFVPLLATIPLQLLSYHIAVMRNCNVDQPRNLAKSVTVE, encoded by the coding sequence ATGTGTGGAATAGTAGGCTATGTAGGCCACAGGGATGCTTATCCGATTATAATTAAGGGCCTGCGTCGCCTTGAATACCGTGGGTATGACAGTGCCGGCGTTGCTTTACTGGACAAAAACTTAAAGGTTTACAAAAAAACAGGTAAGGTTAGCGATCTGGAAGATTTCGTTAAAGGGCTACCCATGACCGGCACCATTGGTATGGGGCATACACGCTGGGCTACGCACGGCGCGCCAAGCGACAGGAACTCTCACCCGCACTCGTCAGGAGATAGAAAGCTTACCATTATACACAACGGTATAATTGAGAACTACGGTATTATTAAAGAGACGCTGTTAGCCAAAGGGCACGTTTTTAAAAGCGATACCGATACCGAGGTTTTAATACACCTGGTAGAAGATATTTTGAATGAAACAGGTGTTGATCTAAAAGAGGCGGTGCGTATAGCGCTAAACCGTGTTATTGGAGCTTACGCCATTGTAATTATGAGTGCCGAGGAACCTGATCTGCTTATTGCGGCCCGCAAAGGCAGCCCAATGGTGATTGGCGTTGGTAAAGGCGAGTACTTTGTAGCATCTGATGCTACACCTATTGTTGAATACACCAAAAACGTTATTTATTTAAATGATAACGAGATTGCCTATATACAACGGAATGACCTGCTGATAAAGAATATAGATAATACCGTTCAAACTCCGTATATACAAGAGCTTGACCTAAAGCTGGAAATGTTGGAGAAAGGCGGCTACGATCACTTTATGCTGAAGGAGATATACGAGCAGTCACGATCCATACGCGATTGTTTACGCGGTCGTATTTATCCCGAAAAAGGCAAAGTACAACTTGGAGGTATTAAAGAGTATGCTGATAAGCTAAAAAATGTTGATCGCATAATCATAGTAGCATGCGGAACATCATGGCATGCTGGTTTGGTGGGCGAGTATTTGATTGAAGAGTATGCAAGGGTATCTGTAGAGGTAGAGTATGCATCAGAATTCAGGTATCGTAACCCTATTATATCTGAGAGGGATATTGTGATAGCGATCTCTCAATCTGGCGAAACTGCAGATACCATGGCTGCCCTTGAGCTGGCTAAAGAAAAAGGCGCTACAATATTTGGTATTTGTAATGTGGTTGGTGCTTCAATTCCACGCATCACCCATGCGGGCGTATATACACATGCGGGTCCCGAAATTGGTGTAGCTTCAACCAAGGCTTTTACGGCACAAGTTACCGTATTAACGCTGATTGGTTTTTATATAGCCCAGCTTCGCGGTACGCTTACCAAGAGCAAATTAATTGCCTATTTAACAGAGTTGGATCAAATACCCGAACTGGTAGAGCAAACGCTGAAATGCAACGAAGAAGTTAAAAAGATAGCAGCTGCATTTAAAGATGCCAGCAATTGCTTATTCCTGGGTAGGGGCAGTTCTTTCCCTGTTGCATTAGAGGGTGCTTTAAAGTTAAAGGAGATTTCTTACATACACGCTGAAGGTTATCCGGCTGCTGAGATGAAACACGGGCCAATAGCGCTGATAGATGCGGAATTGCCTGTTGTTTTTATTGCTACCAAAAATTCTTCTTACGAGAAAGTGATCAGCAACATACAGGAAGTAAAAGCGCGCGGCGGGCGAGTTCTGGCTATTGTTACCGAGGGTGACACCGAAGTACGCAACATGGCCGATTATAGTATAGAGATACCAGCCACCGATGATGCTTTTGTTCCGCTGCTGGCCACTATTCCGTTGCAATTGTTATCGTATCATATTGCGGTTATGCGTAATTGCAACGTTGATCAGCCACGTAATTTGGCAAAATCAGTAACTGTAGAGTAA
- a CDS encoding VOC family protein, translating into MACPISYKRTDHINICVPIEKLEEAREFYRTIMGLKQIDRPEVFTTPGHWFAWADIELHIGVEPALPVSARHTAFEVTDVAAARRWLEQNHIKTYDEPLIQGRHRFTFYDSFGNRLELLEYKQ; encoded by the coding sequence ATGGCTTGCCCTATAAGTTACAAACGTACAGATCATATCAACATCTGCGTTCCAATTGAAAAACTGGAAGAAGCGCGTGAGTTTTATCGGACCATAATGGGGTTAAAGCAAATAGACCGGCCCGAAGTGTTTACTACACCCGGCCATTGGTTTGCCTGGGCAGATATTGAGCTGCACATAGGCGTTGAACCTGCCCTGCCGGTTTCTGCGCGGCACACGGCATTTGAAGTGACGGACGTTGCTGCTGCCCGCCGTTGGCTGGAGCAAAATCATATAAAAACTTATGATGAGCCATTGATACAAGGCCGCCACAGGTTTACCTTTTATGATTCGTTTGGCAACCGTTTGGAGTTGCTTGAATATAAGCAATGA
- the hisS gene encoding histidine--tRNA ligase — protein MAIKPSVPKGTRDFSPLEMGRRNYIFDTIKTVFRKYGYQQIETPSMENLTTLTGKYGEEGDKLMFKILNSGDFWNEVEKKNTEHSSKALTGVISEKALRYDLTVPFARYVVQHQNEITFPFKRFQVQPVWRADRPQKGRYREFFQCDADVVGSDSLLNEAEFVMIYDEALTRLGLKDFTVKINNRKILSGIAEIIDKADNIVDLTVAIDKLDKIGLDGVKNELLTRGFTQQDIDKIEPIILLEGNTQQKLTQLREVLASSVTGLKGCDEIEEVFNYLKLAQLQTANCELDITLARGLNYYTGAIFEVKTNEVQMGSIGGGGRYDDLTGMFGLKGLTGAGISFGADRIYDVMEELDLFPEETAQTTQVLINCFDKTGEFYAFPLLQELRAAGISVEMYPAGAKIKKQLDYANSKNIPYVVLIGSDEMQTGMLTVKNMQTGTQEKLSSEQILAKFA, from the coding sequence ATGGCAATTAAACCATCAGTACCAAAAGGCACCCGCGATTTTTCTCCGTTAGAAATGGGCCGCCGCAATTATATTTTTGACACCATTAAAACTGTTTTCCGCAAGTATGGCTATCAGCAGATAGAAACCCCATCTATGGAAAACTTAACTACCCTTACCGGTAAATATGGTGAAGAAGGTGATAAACTGATGTTTAAAATTTTAAATAGCGGCGATTTCTGGAATGAGGTAGAGAAGAAGAATACAGAGCATTCTTCAAAAGCTTTAACCGGCGTAATCTCTGAAAAAGCCCTCCGCTACGACCTTACCGTTCCTTTTGCCCGCTACGTTGTACAGCATCAAAACGAAATAACTTTTCCGTTCAAGCGTTTCCAGGTGCAGCCTGTTTGGCGCGCCGACAGGCCACAAAAGGGTCGCTACCGTGAGTTTTTTCAGTGCGACGCCGATGTTGTTGGTTCTGACTCGCTATTGAATGAGGCTGAGTTTGTAATGATCTATGATGAAGCGCTTACCCGCCTCGGACTAAAAGATTTTACCGTAAAGATCAATAATAGAAAGATTCTATCAGGAATTGCAGAGATTATAGATAAAGCTGATAATATTGTTGATCTAACTGTTGCCATAGACAAACTGGATAAAATTGGCCTCGATGGCGTTAAAAATGAACTCTTGACGCGCGGATTTACACAGCAAGATATTGACAAAATTGAACCAATAATTTTATTAGAAGGCAACACGCAACAAAAGCTAACTCAATTACGTGAAGTGTTGGCAAGTTCGGTAACCGGCCTTAAAGGTTGTGATGAAATTGAAGAAGTGTTTAACTATCTAAAATTAGCTCAACTGCAAACTGCAAACTGCGAGCTGGACATTACCCTCGCCCGCGGACTTAACTACTACACCGGTGCAATTTTCGAGGTAAAAACCAACGAAGTGCAAATGGGCAGCATCGGCGGCGGTGGCCGTTATGATGACCTAACCGGCATGTTCGGCTTAAAAGGCTTGACCGGTGCCGGAATATCCTTTGGTGCAGACAGGATCTATGATGTAATGGAAGAGCTCGATCTTTTCCCGGAAGAAACAGCGCAAACCACACAGGTGCTTATCAACTGCTTTGATAAGACCGGCGAGTTTTACGCATTCCCGCTATTACAGGAGTTACGCGCTGCTGGCATTAGTGTAGAAATGTACCCTGCAGGCGCAAAGATCAAAAAGCAGTTGGATTACGCCAACAGCAAAAACATACCTTACGTAGTTTTAATTGGCAGCGACGAAATGCAAACAGGCATGCTTACTGTTAAAAATATGCAAACAGGTACGCAGGAAAAGCTATCATCAGAACAGATATTGGCCAAGTTTGCGTAA
- a CDS encoding DUF3857 domain-containing protein translates to MNRILATLFLSVLAVAVSAQSQTPAVPGTMPYGKVDVADLELKACEFEKDANAEVLFDKGDLYFDQQFNIIVQRHKRIKIFNENGMKEAEIRIPYQGGNRLEYITGLQAQTINLVNGKPEIIKLDKSQIFTKNIDKVRNEIAFTFPNVKAGSIIEYKYAWNTVSYSNFPAWFFQQKIPVRYSEYITSVPEYFTYRTQVRTYEPFVKNTSKTEAQVGYMSDKNERAMANIHSLPDEAYMSSYADNYQCLIFQLTNITSHQAGIFKTYSDTWAKVGGILADDEDFGKQLKKKLKGEEVILANAAKLKGDDKIAYIFNEVKNTMKWDGVDRWYTTEGTPTAWEKKTGNSAEINIILYHLLKQAGLDVYPMVVSTREHGKVRPYHTSLSQFNRAVVYMPVSEDKEYVLDATGKYNVFNEIPAELLNSSGLYIDKGKELYDIVSLEKLTPSSQTVFVTAQIKPDGKLEGTTNIRSSSYNRLNAIERYKTDGEKKYIDYLRNDDNGIKIASLKFENLDVDTLPLLHTINFTADLSGSDDTYIYLNPNLFSSLRKNPFLAENRLTDIEFGYNRNFSIGGRYTMPAGFKVDAMPKSGKIVMPDKSISMSRIVGEQDGVISIRYVVEFSSPIYLKKDYPDFREFVKVLYEMLNEQIILKKA, encoded by the coding sequence ATGAATAGAATCCTTGCCACACTCTTTTTGAGTGTCCTTGCTGTAGCTGTAAGTGCTCAATCGCAAACCCCCGCAGTTCCCGGTACAATGCCTTATGGCAAAGTTGATGTTGCCGACCTTGAGCTTAAAGCCTGCGAATTTGAAAAAGACGCCAATGCCGAAGTGCTGTTTGACAAAGGTGATCTTTACTTTGACCAACAGTTTAACATTATTGTCCAACGGCATAAGCGCATCAAAATTTTCAATGAGAACGGCATGAAAGAAGCCGAGATACGCATTCCATACCAGGGAGGCAACAGGCTGGAGTACATAACAGGCTTACAGGCGCAAACTATTAACCTGGTTAACGGCAAGCCAGAAATAATTAAACTGGATAAAAGCCAGATATTTACCAAAAACATTGACAAAGTTAGAAACGAGATTGCCTTTACTTTCCCTAATGTTAAAGCCGGCAGCATCATTGAATATAAGTATGCGTGGAACACGGTGTCGTACTCCAACTTCCCCGCATGGTTCTTCCAGCAAAAAATACCGGTTAGATACAGCGAGTATATTACGAGTGTACCTGAGTATTTTACTTACCGCACCCAGGTACGTACATACGAACCATTTGTAAAGAATACATCAAAAACTGAAGCACAGGTTGGGTACATGTCAGATAAAAACGAAAGAGCAATGGCAAATATCCATTCGCTGCCTGACGAAGCCTACATGTCATCTTATGCTGATAATTATCAATGTTTAATATTTCAGCTAACCAATATTACATCACACCAGGCAGGTATTTTCAAAACATATTCAGACACTTGGGCTAAAGTGGGCGGGATATTGGCAGATGATGAGGATTTTGGAAAACAGCTAAAGAAAAAGCTTAAAGGCGAAGAGGTTATTTTAGCCAATGCTGCTAAATTAAAGGGCGATGATAAAATAGCTTATATTTTTAATGAAGTAAAAAATACCATGAAATGGGATGGTGTTGACCGTTGGTACACAACCGAAGGTACGCCAACCGCGTGGGAAAAGAAAACAGGTAATTCCGCGGAGATCAACATTATATTGTATCATTTACTAAAACAGGCAGGTTTAGATGTTTACCCTATGGTGGTAAGCACGCGCGAACACGGCAAGGTGCGTCCGTACCATACATCACTATCACAGTTTAACAGAGCGGTGGTATACATGCCTGTTTCAGAAGACAAAGAATACGTACTTGATGCTACAGGTAAATACAATGTGTTTAATGAGATACCGGCAGAATTACTTAACTCATCAGGCCTGTATATTGATAAAGGCAAGGAACTGTATGATATAGTTTCTTTAGAAAAACTGACACCTTCAAGCCAAACGGTATTTGTAACCGCTCAAATAAAACCTGACGGGAAACTGGAAGGTACAACCAACATAAGGAGCTCAAGTTATAACCGCCTGAATGCAATAGAGCGCTACAAAACCGATGGCGAAAAAAAGTATATAGACTACCTGCGGAATGATGACAACGGTATTAAAATAGCATCATTAAAATTCGAAAACCTGGATGTAGATACCTTGCCGCTATTACATACTATAAATTTTACCGCAGATTTATCTGGATCAGATGATACCTACATCTACTTAAACCCAAACCTGTTTTCTTCGCTCAGAAAAAATCCGTTTTTAGCTGAGAACAGGCTTACAGATATTGAATTTGGCTATAACCGAAACTTTTCTATTGGTGGGAGGTACACAATGCCTGCAGGCTTTAAGGTAGATGCTATGCCAAAATCGGGCAAGATAGTTATGCCGGATAAATCTATTTCAATGAGCCGTATAGTAGGTGAGCAGGATGGTGTAATATCCATCCGTTATGTTGTAGAATTTAGCAGCCCAATTTATTTAAAGAAAGACTATCCGGATTTCAGAGAATTTGTGAAGGTGTTGTATGAGATGCTTAATGAGCAGATCATTTTAAAGAAAGCATAG
- a CDS encoding DUF3857 domain-containing transglutaminase family protein, which yields MKLTYKILSFLCFSAAAAWGQTMPIAPNLYKASTIPDSLKQDAHAVVRFSDTETIVKGPGKTEVAFHSIVTILDQKGDHHGDVALPYDKKFNQITDAKVLIYDANGKLIKKYSKSDFYDRAATDEQTLASNYRVLLLSHTISSYPTTVEIIWERSTNSYLDLGRWQYLPEETAVENAYYKVSAVPLVGFRYKNNNTNISPRTLKNGNYDVYEWDVHNLKTFKPEDDAIEWRVYPYVVFATNQFSFDGLPGDLTSWESYGKWYQALNAEGLDLSPQRAEEIRKMTADIVGDKAKAKFLYQYMQKNMHYVSIQLGIGGLKPFPAMFVDQKKYGDCKALSNYMVAMLKAVNIPAYYALIQGETNGEPADPLFPADPFNHIVVCVPFKGDTTWLECTSSTAIFGKLGSFTENRNALLITNKGGKLVNTPKSTCQDHQFNSEINVVLDEDGGAKAAINIKSTGEYRDMYLALAAKKVDDQKGYLINYLNLKQPSQFSFKEALDKDGVKELNIDLEYDKFTDVMSGDKRFYRPQVMSLFNATVPILEKRKTDFYFDHPMQKVCVTNIAVPAGFEVETLPTNTNIKFSYGSYDVSYAYDKEKNKIVSTAKFVLTSHVIPAAKYTEMQEYLDNIAKAQNKKLVIRKKA from the coding sequence ATGAAGTTAACGTATAAGATTTTAAGTTTTCTATGCTTTTCTGCAGCTGCTGCATGGGGGCAGACTATGCCCATTGCGCCTAATTTATACAAGGCATCAACTATTCCAGATTCATTAAAACAGGATGCGCACGCGGTAGTACGTTTTAGCGATACAGAGACTATTGTGAAGGGGCCGGGTAAAACGGAAGTTGCCTTTCATAGTATAGTAACTATTTTAGACCAAAAAGGCGATCACCATGGCGATGTTGCTTTACCTTACGATAAAAAGTTTAATCAGATAACCGATGCTAAGGTGCTCATTTATGATGCCAACGGTAAGCTTATTAAAAAGTATAGTAAAAGCGATTTTTATGACAGGGCTGCAACCGATGAGCAAACACTGGCCAGTAACTATCGCGTATTATTGCTGAGCCACACCATATCAAGTTATCCAACTACAGTTGAGATTATTTGGGAACGCTCAACCAACAGCTATCTTGATCTGGGTAGGTGGCAATATTTGCCTGAGGAAACTGCTGTGGAAAATGCTTATTACAAGGTTTCAGCAGTTCCGCTGGTTGGGTTCAGGTACAAAAACAACAATACAAATATTTCTCCACGCACTTTAAAAAATGGTAATTATGATGTGTATGAATGGGACGTACATAACCTCAAAACCTTTAAACCTGAAGATGACGCAATAGAGTGGCGTGTGTACCCTTATGTAGTTTTCGCTACCAATCAGTTTTCATTTGATGGCTTGCCCGGTGATCTGACTTCATGGGAATCTTACGGCAAATGGTATCAGGCATTAAACGCAGAAGGCCTTGATCTAAGCCCTCAACGTGCTGAAGAGATACGAAAAATGACCGCAGATATTGTTGGCGACAAGGCAAAAGCTAAATTTTTGTATCAGTACATGCAAAAAAACATGCACTATGTAAGTATACAATTAGGCATTGGCGGGCTTAAGCCTTTCCCGGCAATGTTTGTTGATCAAAAAAAGTACGGCGACTGTAAGGCACTGTCAAATTACATGGTGGCCATGCTTAAAGCTGTAAATATCCCCGCTTATTACGCGCTTATACAAGGTGAAACAAATGGTGAACCTGCTGATCCGTTATTCCCTGCAGACCCGTTTAATCACATTGTAGTTTGTGTGCCTTTTAAAGGAGATACTACATGGCTGGAGTGTACCAGTAGTACGGCCATATTCGGAAAGTTGGGTTCTTTCACCGAGAATCGAAACGCTCTGCTGATCACAAATAAAGGAGGAAAATTGGTCAACACGCCTAAAAGTACCTGCCAGGATCATCAGTTTAACAGCGAGATAAACGTAGTTTTAGATGAAGACGGCGGTGCAAAAGCAGCCATCAATATAAAAAGTACAGGTGAGTACCGGGATATGTACCTGGCCTTAGCCGCAAAAAAGGTTGATGACCAAAAAGGCTATCTTATCAATTACCTCAATTTAAAGCAACCATCGCAGTTTAGTTTTAAGGAAGCCCTTGATAAAGACGGTGTAAAGGAGCTGAATATTGATTTGGAATACGACAAGTTTACAGACGTAATGAGTGGCGATAAGCGGTTTTATCGTCCACAGGTAATGAGTTTATTCAATGCCACCGTGCCGATACTTGAAAAGCGTAAAACAGATTTCTATTTTGATCATCCTATGCAAAAGGTATGTGTAACCAATATTGCAGTACCTGCGGGCTTTGAGGTGGAAACTTTACCAACCAATACTAACATTAAATTTAGCTACGGAAGTTATGATGTTAGCTATGCGTATGACAAAGAGAAAAATAAAATAGTAAGCACCGCTAAATTTGTGCTGACCAGTCATGTTATACCTGCTGCAAAGTATACCGAAATGCAGGAGTACCTGGACAATATTGCTAAAGCCCAAAATAAAAAGCTGGTAATACGCAAGAAGGCATAA